GCTCCACGAGCGGAGGGCGTGGCGGCACTTCCTGGTCGTCTTCCGTCAGTTCGCAATCCTGGGCCTCGCGAGCTATTTCCTGGCGACGCGCCCGGAGCCGTGGGTCTGGATCCCCCTCGCCTTCGTGCAGGGGTTCACGATCTTCAACTTCACGGTGCTCCTCCACGAGGCGATCCACGAGGCCGTGGTGAAAGACAACACGCCGTGGGTCACCCGGATTCTCGGCATCCTCTACGCCTTCCCGAGCGGCATCTCGCACCTCCAGTTCTCGCGCTGGCATCTCGATCACCACGACAACCTGGGCTCGGCCACCGACGACCCGAAGAGGTTCCACCTCTCGCCGAAGAGGAACGCGCGCTGGTACAAGGCCCTCTACTTCACGCCGGCGCTCTTCGTCATCTACTTCCGCGCGGCCCGGAAGGAGGGGGCGACGTACAACCCCGGCTTGCGGGCCCGGA
This genomic window from Acidobacteriota bacterium contains:
- a CDS encoding fatty acid desaturase, whose product is MDLKDAMALNPAKSHFYVQASLDLKRRLQAAIPHAELKKLHERRAWRHFLVVFRQFAILGLASYFLATRPEPWVWIPLAFVQGFTIFNFTVLLHEAIHEAVVKDNTPWVTRILGILYAFPSGISHLQFSRWHLDHHDNLGSATDDPKRFHLSPKRNARWYKALYFTPALFVIYFRAARKEGATYNPGLRARIGFERNLTILGHVAILAAIWVGAGWQVMGRVYAVPYFFVFPIAFAMNRVGQHYYINPDNPAQWSTLVKSSLFWNFAFLWSNFHLEHHYFPRVPF